DNA sequence from the Candidatus Delongbacteria bacterium genome:
TTGATAATGGAGAACCTGAATACAACCCTTCATTTCCAGGCGAACCATCAGAATCTATACCTGAAGGTTTAGATCCTATATCAAGTGAATTCTTTGAATATTATGGAATGAAAAGAGGTTTCCATCCAAGAGCGAGAGCTAATTTCACTACAACCAGTAATCTAGCTTTTATGAATTTCTCGCTTGTAAGTCATGTAAAATCGATCTCTCCGAGACCAGTTTTATTCATAATGGGAGAAAATGCTCATTCTAGATATTTCACTGAGGACATTTACAAGGAGGCAAATGAGCCAAAAGAATTATACATTGTTCCTAATGCTAGACATATTGATCTATACGATAGACTTGATATGATTCCTTTTGATAAATTGAATTCATTTTTCAAGAGATATCTGGAGTAAATTGTGATAAGTAAGATAATTGTCAATATTCTGTTACTTGCCACACTGTGTTATGGTAACGATTTAAAGGAGAATAAAATGAATGAGAAAATGGATTTTGGAAAAGGTTTAAAAGCACCAGAGGCTATTTTTACAAATGAAGTCTGGGTAAATATGCTGGTAACAGATCCTGAAAGTACATTCGATACACAAGTTTACAATGTAACATTTGAACCAGGAGGCAGAACTCACTGGCATTCTCATCCAGGAGGACAAATTCTATTGGTTACTGAAGGTGTGGGATATTATCAGGAAAAAAATATGCCAATACAAATTTTATATCCTGGTGATACAGTTACAATTCCACCTAATGTAAATCATTGGCATGGGGCAGGTATTCAGACTAGATTTGTTCATATTAGTATGACTACTCAAGTTCATCTTGGACCTGCTGATTGGTTTGGTCCTGTTTCTGATGAAGATTATACAACTGCTATAAATTCTATTCCTAAAAAATAGAATACAATCTTTCTCTTGCTACTTTGAGTTAAGTTCTCAAAGTAGTATGAGAATGTAAACTTGAAATAAATAATTATGGGTCTAAAATGAATCTTAAATTCAAAATTTTGATGATACTTTTGATGTCAGTTTCATTAT
Encoded proteins:
- a CDS encoding cupin domain-containing protein, producing MNEKMDFGKGLKAPEAIFTNEVWVNMLVTDPESTFDTQVYNVTFEPGGRTHWHSHPGGQILLVTEGVGYYQEKNMPIQILYPGDTVTIPPNVNHWHGAGIQTRFVHISMTTQVHLGPADWFGPVSDEDYTTAINSIPKK